A window of Polaribacter litorisediminis contains these coding sequences:
- a CDS encoding DMT family transporter has translation MLESKLKNYLLLHLIVFIWGFTAILGALITIDAIPLVFFRMGLAVIFIMIYFLFKKKSFYVDKKGLLKFLFSGIIIALHWIFFFKAIKVSNVSVALVTMSSGAFFTSFIEPFFFKRKIKLLEIILGLIVIAGLYIIFNFETQYKLGIIYALISSFLGALFSVLNGLFVKKYDANNISLYQLLFGTLFVTVYLFLNNSFSVSFFKLSYLDWGYLFILSSICTAYAFIASVRVMKYISPYTVMLTINLEPIYAIILALFIFGDKEKMQPEFYFGACIVLGVVLFNGIIKNKSVIKHKLQQRLKSKK, from the coding sequence ATGCTAGAAAGTAAACTAAAGAATTATTTATTACTGCATCTTATTGTTTTTATATGGGGTTTTACCGCCATATTGGGTGCGTTAATTACCATTGATGCCATTCCTTTAGTATTTTTTAGAATGGGTTTGGCGGTAATTTTTATCATGATTTATTTTTTGTTTAAAAAGAAATCTTTTTATGTTGATAAAAAGGGATTGCTAAAATTTTTGTTTTCAGGAATTATTATCGCCTTGCATTGGATATTTTTTTTTAAAGCCATAAAAGTTTCCAACGTTTCGGTAGCTTTGGTAACCATGAGTTCAGGTGCTTTTTTTACATCATTCATAGAACCCTTTTTTTTTAAAAGGAAAATAAAATTGTTAGAAATTATCCTCGGTTTGATTGTCATAGCAGGTTTGTATATCATTTTTAATTTTGAAACTCAGTATAAACTAGGCATTATCTATGCATTGATTTCTTCTTTTTTAGGGGCGCTTTTTTCAGTTTTAAACGGCCTATTTGTAAAAAAATACGATGCCAATAATATATCATTATATCAACTTTTATTTGGAACCTTGTTTGTAACCGTTTATCTGTTTTTAAATAATAGTTTCTCTGTTTCTTTTTTTAAATTATCGTATTTAGATTGGGGCTACTTATTTATTTTAAGCAGTATTTGTACAGCATATGCTTTTATAGCTTCTGTAAGAGTTATGAAATACATATCACCTTATACAGTAATGTTAACGATTAATTTAGAGCCTATTTATGCTATTATTTTGGCTCTTTTTATTTTTGGGGATAAAGAAAAAATGCAACCTGAGTTTTATTTTGGTGCCTGTATTGTTTTGGGCGTGGTACTATTTAACGGAATTATCAAAAATAAATCGGTGATAAAACATAAACTTCAGCAAAGACTAAAATCAAAAAAATAA
- the rluF gene encoding 23S rRNA pseudouridine(2604) synthase RluF, with product MDINNQQSINLNKYISSSGICSRREAEKFIKEGRVTINGKPTQLGNRVGKKDVVKLNGRDVKPKDVTVYIALNKPVGIVSTTDDREPNNIVKHINYPERLFPIGRLDKPSEGLIFLTNDGDIVNKILRAGNNHEKEYFVSVNKVITDDFIQKMGNGIPILGTITQKCLVEKISAKIFKIVLTQGLNRQIRRMCEYLGYEVTKLKRTRIMNIDLGYLQTGDWRELTEDEMKEINAMISSSSKTEEASVVKDKPKSAKPKRKSAPAKNDFNKKSASFRKSSPKNKKSNLGFSSKKKKRF from the coding sequence TTGGATATCAACAATCAACAATCTATCAACCTTAATAAATACATAAGTTCTTCCGGAATTTGTTCGCGCAGAGAAGCGGAAAAATTCATCAAAGAGGGCAGAGTCACGATCAACGGAAAACCAACACAATTAGGAAATAGAGTTGGTAAAAAAGATGTGGTAAAATTAAACGGACGGGATGTAAAACCAAAAGATGTTACGGTATACATTGCTTTAAATAAACCTGTTGGGATTGTTTCTACAACAGATGATAGAGAACCTAATAATATTGTAAAACATATCAATTACCCCGAAAGATTATTTCCTATTGGGCGTTTAGATAAACCTTCTGAAGGATTGATTTTCCTGACGAATGATGGAGATATTGTCAATAAAATTTTACGAGCAGGAAACAATCATGAAAAGGAATATTTTGTATCTGTAAATAAGGTAATCACAGATGATTTTATTCAGAAAATGGGCAATGGAATTCCGATTTTAGGAACCATAACTCAAAAATGTTTGGTAGAAAAGATCAGTGCAAAAATCTTTAAAATTGTTTTAACCCAAGGTTTAAATCGTCAAATTCGAAGAATGTGTGAATATTTAGGGTACGAAGTAACCAAGTTAAAACGCACCCGAATTATGAACATCGATTTGGGATATTTGCAAACTGGCGATTGGCGCGAATTAACGGAAGATGAAATGAAAGAAATTAATGCCATGATTTCATCCTCCTCAAAAACAGAAGAAGCCTCTGTAGTAAAAGACAAACCAAAGTCGGCAAAGCCAAAAAGAAAGAGTGCGCCTGCCAAAAATGACTTTAATAAAAAAAGTGCATCTTTTAGAAAATCATCACCAAAAAATAAAAAAAGTAATTTGGGTTTTTCATCAAAAAAGAAAAAAAGATTTTAA
- a CDS encoding TlpA family protein disulfide reductase yields the protein MKKLSTLFFSMFMMIACTQEHAKEYLTISGKLENNKDSIISIASREGIIKKITLKKDGSFKDTLNIQKAAIYTLTSANKMSPIYLKNGYNISLTGNADEFMESFKFSGEGASNSNFILAQITKNQTMGNPQLILDLEEAAFREKVAAIKSEYDSILESYTDLDSTLYTSVKQQNEQLVVYFDNAYAKNKVMGKGKPSPKFENYIDIKGGKKSLDSFKGKYVYIDVWATWCGPCIQQIPYLQSLEKEYHDKNIEFVSISTDEARRSGGSWEAAEKKWRDFVKKKNMSGVQLWSGQDYSFQQAYEINGIPRFILIDPEGKIVDANALRPSDPQLKNLLTSLGL from the coding sequence ATGAAGAAATTAAGCACGCTATTTTTTAGTATGTTCATGATGATTGCATGCACGCAAGAACACGCTAAAGAATATCTTACCATATCAGGAAAATTAGAAAACAACAAAGATTCTATTATCTCAATAGCCAGTAGAGAAGGTATTATAAAAAAAATAACGCTTAAAAAAGACGGCTCTTTTAAAGATACTTTAAACATACAGAAAGCCGCTATTTATACCTTAACAAGTGCAAATAAAATGTCCCCTATTTATTTAAAAAACGGATATAATATTTCATTAACAGGTAATGCTGATGAATTTATGGAGAGTTTTAAATTTTCTGGTGAAGGTGCATCCAACAGTAATTTTATTTTGGCGCAAATAACAAAGAACCAAACGATGGGGAATCCTCAACTAATCTTGGATTTAGAAGAAGCAGCTTTTCGAGAAAAAGTAGCTGCTATAAAGTCTGAGTATGATAGTATTTTAGAATCTTACACAGATTTAGATAGTACTTTATACACCTCTGTAAAACAACAAAATGAGCAATTAGTTGTGTATTTTGATAATGCCTATGCGAAAAACAAAGTGATGGGAAAAGGAAAGCCTTCTCCTAAATTTGAGAATTATATAGACATAAAAGGGGGTAAAAAATCTTTAGATTCTTTTAAAGGAAAATATGTTTATATCGATGTGTGGGCTACTTGGTGCGGACCTTGTATTCAACAAATACCGTATTTACAAAGTTTAGAAAAAGAATACCACGATAAGAACATTGAATTTGTAAGTATTTCTACAGATGAAGCAAGAAGAAGCGGTGGCTCTTGGGAAGCCGCAGAAAAAAAATGGAGAGATTTTGTAAAAAAGAAAAACATGAGTGGTGTACAGCTTTGGTCTGGACAAGATTATTCTTTTCAGCAAGCATATGAAATCAACGGAATTCCTAGGTTTATCTTAATTGATCCTGAAGGAAAAATCGTAGATGCAAATGCGCTAAGACCTTCGGATCCACAATTAAAAAATTTACTAACATCTTTAGGTCTTTAA
- a CDS encoding acetyl-CoA carboxylase carboxyltransferase subunit alpha, with the protein MEYLDFEMPIKELEDQLQKCEIIGKESDVDVTATCKKIEKKLATAKKDIYKNLTPWQRVQLSRHPNRPYTLDYIKAICGDTFMELHGDRNVKDDKAMIGGLGKIGDQSFMFIGQQKGYNTKTRQFRNFGMANPEGYRKALRLMKMAEKFGIPVVTLLDTPGAYPGLEAEERGQGEAIARNIFEMTRLKTPIITIVIGEGASGGALGIGVGDRVYMMENTWYTVISPESCSSILWRSWEFKEQAAAALKLTGTDMKRLKLIDAIIKEPVGGAHSNREEAFKSVQEQIVAAFNELKDLNDADLVSKRMDKYANMGVYKE; encoded by the coding sequence ATGGAATATTTAGATTTTGAAATGCCAATTAAAGAGCTCGAAGATCAGCTTCAAAAATGTGAAATTATTGGCAAAGAAAGTGATGTAGATGTTACTGCCACTTGCAAAAAAATTGAAAAGAAATTAGCCACTGCCAAAAAAGATATTTACAAAAATTTAACGCCGTGGCAAAGGGTACAATTATCTAGACACCCAAATAGACCGTATACATTAGATTACATTAAAGCCATTTGTGGAGATACTTTTATGGAACTTCATGGAGACAGAAATGTAAAAGATGATAAAGCCATGATTGGTGGTTTGGGTAAAATTGGCGATCAATCTTTTATGTTTATTGGTCAGCAAAAAGGATACAATACTAAAACGCGACAATTCAGAAACTTCGGAATGGCAAATCCTGAAGGATATAGAAAAGCCTTGCGTTTAATGAAAATGGCAGAAAAATTTGGAATTCCTGTAGTTACTTTGTTAGATACTCCTGGGGCATATCCTGGTTTAGAAGCAGAAGAACGTGGACAGGGTGAGGCAATTGCAAGAAATATTTTTGAAATGACTCGTTTAAAGACTCCTATTATAACCATCGTAATTGGCGAAGGTGCATCTGGTGGAGCATTAGGTATTGGAGTGGGAGATAGGGTTTATATGATGGAAAATACTTGGTATACCGTAATTTCTCCAGAATCTTGTTCTTCTATTTTATGGAGAAGTTGGGAGTTTAAAGAACAAGCAGCAGCCGCACTAAAATTAACAGGTACCGATATGAAAAGGTTAAAGTTAATTGACGCTATAATTAAGGAGCCGGTAGGCGGAGCGCATTCTAACAGAGAAGAAGCTTTTAAATCAGTACAGGAGCAAATTGTTGCCGCATTTAATGAATTAAAAGATTTAAATGATGCAGATTTAGTTTCTAAAAGAATGGACAAATATGCAAATATGGGCGTGTACAAAGAGTAA
- a CDS encoding phosphodiester glycosidase family protein produces MTQITTAKITNILKELKNEKINTWFDLGLFMDKFKEQNFPLAFNDDASAFNSHVEKGGIAFLTFYFTIDGITVETEKYAKTFKSIYPNIPIHFIAGDIKEEADELIPEDAFKKIIPEMEAFNAWPLYDDFFKIKMERGSSEYNDLIGKFWKEVLVLVEKLGTYIEENDISLLYLINVCSNPGNVSLALATVLISEYLGIPVINNNHDFYWEGGHRKEEINKKGLKKGPRDFFFHNAHIGEFFSIIETIYPWASRSWMNVNINKIQQNHLIKINGHNPANVALLGTAVDTKLHQMSKRDIIKAFMQVSTIFANKKETITVHTAAKHKESKRSLKPILLGHKAIKKLDFVNNNIVFLQPTRVISRKSIELNFKLIKRLFSYKPFAEKFIHNSQLKLSLIVSGPIPHGQQNYYHDLKKDFTNFLKELPKEFKSKVLLGFLFSEFDKNEFKKKYKKPLDIEQLYDVASLILLPSQTEGRGLPIIEAAACGTPIFCRQYEPREVYDQVIGRHLDESLRLKVLEFKGSKIPKQLAENICDHVFYPQNRIIDVTHNRNVIRKRYSIESLQENMQYILKRMHLQLNSISFQDNPQVVSLLKTYKTSVNFENDDLKAILNKKTRHYLPGYGRLSFMLYLKSLIDPSFFRVEEQLIKGRVMGYASMMENDIPDLVNTNLELIHKYYNAIDDIFKYVDGEISIRHDHALSYRHRNKKSYAYQAFTYQEITGLVNMIYSDIFKPKHLPDLTLAPQFFADWELALFQLTNSKFLGIDDRKILTKNLKKNVPKGYFPGRYIKHELEYFVLQPIRAQLKLTIEQELTAEVLQTKVEKLEKVYIFIHEERITKWFSSANIKDYLESDREPELGLLYKAGVVQIIETKQWSEGVHFPQMGAKAIKILRDIKAANGFLITNGEYAAMMTDIVEIDHFHIGKVQYEMTAKIMGIPKGSGFIQFVPAGVRTTLAYPTPIQTAKDFDLALKSSLFEELKNTLGEKELLDLISKDAIENGTPIATLLDTIKENLEDTKTAQKVKSSFAGGVYEDGLPWSGVLAEIDTKKHHWKFAAHIANRDPKNVPALIKEYQKKSKNPNKIELAWNGGYILNPELVGKLGLPETYIGSPLGLLIMNNKVFCPPLFNKPAFIIYKNGNVDIRKVNSKAGFIIVDKQYQLEFKASNYNKHGNKTPCFYDLSYAEETIKGNGNTIVRIAGNTVKQIIKTTDKETVPVIPVGITLSIPSNLFDEKRFIEGKSIHIKLLEPVTNPYKWDEISYAIEAGPMLIDQGKQILNMEDEGWKTTNSIKTQAARLDFTDMRGPKIAVGITKEGKLMVLMVNGRIRESVGATHFDMVDILLKYGMEKAMGFDPGGSSTLVVDGKIMNISPYNKNYEKDIYALPPEPRFVANAILGWIEG; encoded by the coding sequence ATGACTCAAATAACAACAGCAAAAATTACCAATATCTTAAAAGAATTAAAGAATGAAAAAATAAATACGTGGTTTGATCTCGGTTTATTTATGGATAAATTTAAAGAACAAAACTTCCCATTAGCTTTTAATGACGATGCATCAGCGTTTAATTCTCATGTAGAAAAAGGAGGTATTGCTTTCCTTACCTTTTATTTTACGATAGATGGCATCACTGTAGAAACTGAAAAGTATGCTAAAACTTTTAAAAGCATTTATCCAAATATCCCTATCCACTTTATTGCAGGAGACATAAAAGAGGAGGCAGATGAGTTGATTCCTGAAGATGCCTTTAAAAAAATAATTCCAGAAATGGAAGCTTTTAATGCTTGGCCTTTATATGATGACTTCTTTAAAATTAAAATGGAGCGCGGAAGTAGCGAGTATAACGATCTCATCGGTAAGTTTTGGAAAGAAGTTTTAGTGCTCGTCGAAAAATTAGGAACCTATATTGAAGAAAATGATATTTCGCTGTTATATCTTATCAATGTTTGTTCTAATCCTGGCAATGTCTCTTTAGCCTTGGCTACCGTTTTAATTTCTGAGTATTTAGGCATTCCTGTTATCAATAATAATCATGATTTTTACTGGGAAGGTGGGCATAGAAAAGAAGAAATCAATAAGAAAGGCCTAAAAAAAGGACCAAGAGATTTCTTTTTTCATAATGCACACATCGGTGAATTTTTCTCGATTATTGAAACGATTTATCCTTGGGCAAGTCGCTCTTGGATGAACGTAAACATTAATAAAATTCAGCAAAATCACCTCATCAAAATTAATGGTCACAATCCGGCAAATGTGGCGCTATTAGGCACAGCGGTAGACACCAAATTACACCAAATGAGTAAACGCGACATCATAAAAGCGTTTATGCAAGTTTCCACGATTTTTGCAAATAAAAAAGAGACCATAACAGTTCATACCGCAGCAAAACACAAAGAGAGTAAGCGATCCTTAAAACCGATACTTTTAGGGCATAAAGCGATTAAAAAATTAGATTTTGTAAATAATAATATTGTTTTTTTACAACCCACTAGAGTCATCAGTAGAAAATCTATTGAGCTTAATTTCAAGCTTATCAAGCGGCTATTTTCTTATAAGCCATTTGCTGAAAAATTTATTCATAATTCACAATTAAAATTATCGCTCATTGTTTCTGGACCAATTCCGCATGGGCAACAAAATTATTATCATGATTTAAAAAAGGACTTTACTAATTTCCTAAAGGAGCTTCCCAAAGAATTTAAATCGAAGGTACTTCTTGGGTTTTTATTTAGTGAATTTGACAAAAACGAGTTTAAGAAAAAATATAAAAAACCTTTAGATATTGAGCAACTTTACGATGTAGCTTCCTTAATTTTATTACCTAGTCAAACGGAAGGAAGAGGCTTACCCATTATAGAAGCTGCGGCTTGTGGTACCCCCATTTTTTGCAGACAATATGAACCAAGAGAAGTGTATGATCAAGTTATTGGACGCCATCTCGATGAGTCGCTTCGTCTGAAGGTTTTAGAATTTAAAGGATCAAAAATACCTAAACAGCTAGCAGAAAATATTTGCGACCATGTATTTTATCCTCAAAACAGAATCATTGACGTTACCCACAACAGAAACGTTATTAGAAAACGCTATAGTATTGAATCTTTGCAAGAAAACATGCAATATATTCTAAAGCGAATGCATTTGCAGTTGAATTCTATATCATTTCAAGACAACCCTCAAGTGGTTAGTTTATTAAAAACCTATAAAACATCTGTGAATTTTGAGAATGATGATCTCAAAGCAATTCTTAATAAAAAAACTCGGCATTACTTGCCAGGCTATGGACGCTTATCTTTTATGTTGTATCTAAAATCCTTAATTGACCCAAGCTTTTTTAGAGTTGAAGAACAACTTATTAAAGGAAGAGTCATGGGCTATGCGAGCATGATGGAAAATGACATTCCGGATTTGGTCAACACGAATTTAGAACTCATTCATAAGTATTATAATGCCATCGATGATATTTTTAAATATGTTGATGGGGAAATTTCAATACGACATGATCATGCGCTCTCTTATCGTCATAGAAATAAAAAATCTTATGCCTACCAAGCATTCACCTATCAAGAAATAACAGGTTTGGTAAACATGATTTACAGTGATATTTTTAAACCCAAACATCTTCCAGATTTAACATTAGCACCGCAATTTTTTGCAGATTGGGAATTGGCCTTATTTCAGCTCACCAACAGCAAATTTCTCGGTATCGATGATCGAAAAATATTAACTAAAAATTTAAAAAAGAATGTACCTAAAGGGTATTTTCCTGGTCGTTATATAAAACACGAGTTAGAATATTTTGTATTGCAACCCATAAGAGCACAGCTAAAATTAACAATAGAGCAAGAACTAACGGCAGAAGTGCTTCAAACGAAAGTTGAAAAATTAGAAAAAGTGTATATTTTTATCCATGAGGAAAGAATAACGAAATGGTTCTCGAGCGCAAATATTAAAGACTATTTAGAAAGTGATAGAGAACCTGAATTAGGCCTCCTTTATAAGGCTGGAGTAGTTCAAATAATTGAAACGAAACAATGGTCAGAAGGAGTGCATTTTCCGCAAATGGGCGCAAAAGCAATTAAGATTTTACGAGATATTAAAGCCGCAAATGGTTTTCTGATTACCAATGGTGAATATGCAGCAATGATGACTGATATCGTAGAAATTGACCACTTCCATATAGGAAAGGTTCAATATGAAATGACGGCTAAAATTATGGGCATCCCCAAAGGCAGTGGCTTTATTCAATTTGTACCTGCAGGAGTCCGCACAACCTTGGCGTATCCTACGCCTATTCAAACAGCGAAAGATTTTGATTTGGCACTCAAGAGTTCTTTATTTGAAGAATTAAAAAATACGCTTGGAGAAAAGGAATTATTAGATCTTATTTCTAAAGATGCTATTGAAAACGGAACCCCTATTGCGACATTATTAGATACCATAAAAGAAAATTTAGAGGACACTAAAACAGCTCAAAAAGTAAAATCATCGTTTGCTGGAGGTGTTTATGAAGATGGTTTACCTTGGAGTGGTGTATTGGCTGAAATTGATACTAAAAAACATCATTGGAAGTTTGCAGCACACATTGCCAATAGAGACCCAAAAAATGTTCCTGCATTGATCAAGGAATATCAAAAGAAAAGTAAAAACCCAAACAAAATAGAATTAGCTTGGAATGGAGGTTACATCTTAAACCCTGAATTGGTTGGAAAACTAGGCTTACCCGAAACCTATATTGGTTCTCCTTTGGGCTTATTAATCATGAATAACAAGGTGTTTTGTCCGCCACTTTTTAACAAACCCGCTTTTATCATCTATAAAAATGGAAATGTCGATATTAGAAAAGTAAATAGTAAAGCAGGTTTTATCATTGTAGATAAACAATATCAACTAGAATTTAAAGCTTCCAATTATAACAAACATGGTAATAAAACTCCTTGCTTTTACGATTTGTCATATGCTGAAGAAACTATTAAAGGAAACGGAAATACAATTGTAAGAATAGCAGGAAATACGGTTAAACAAATTATTAAAACAACCGATAAAGAAACTGTCCCCGTTATTCCTGTAGGCATCACCTTATCAATTCCTTCAAATTTATTTGATGAAAAACGATTTATAGAGGGGAAATCGATACATATTAAATTATTAGAACCAGTAACAAATCCTTATAAATGGGATGAAATATCTTATGCTATTGAAGCTGGCCCCATGTTAATTGACCAGGGAAAGCAAATCTTAAATATGGAAGATGAAGGCTGGAAAACAACCAACTCCATTAAAACACAAGCCGCTAGATTAGATTTTACAGATATGAGAGGCCCAAAAATAGCGGTAGGAATTACTAAAGAAGGAAAATTGATGGTACTCATGGTCAATGGTAGAATTAGAGAATCTGTTGGAGCAACTCATTTTGATATGGTTGATATTCTTTTAAAATATGGCATGGAGAAAGCGATGGGATTTGATCCTGGAGGAAGCAGCACTTTAGTAGTTGATGGTAAAATCATGAATATTTCACCTTATAATAAAAATTATGAGAAAGATATTTATGCCCTACCTCCAGAACCTCGATTTGTTGCCAATGCTATTCTAGGTTGGATTGAAGGATAG
- the tgt gene encoding tRNA guanosine(34) transglycosylase Tgt — translation MKFDLKTTDPKSQARAGVITTDHGIIETPIFMPVGTVGTVKGVHQNELKNQVNPDIILANTYHLYLRPKLEILEKAGGLHKFMNWDRNILTDSGGYQVYSLSGRRKINEEGVKFKSHIDGSMHFFTPENVMETQRTIGADIIMAFDECTPYPCEYNYAKRSMHMTHRWLDRCMNHLEKLPFKYGFEQTFFPIVQGSTYKDLRKQSAEYIANAGAQANAIGGLSVGEPAEEMYAMTEIVTAILPEDKPRYLMGVGTPINILENIALGIDMFDCVMPTRNARNGMLFTAHGTINIKNKKWEHDFSPIDEMGITEVGIYHSKAYLRHLFVAKEMLGKQIASIHNLGFYVWLTREARKHILAGDFREWKDKMVKQMDKRL, via the coding sequence ATGAAATTCGACCTAAAAACAACAGACCCAAAGAGTCAAGCCAGAGCAGGAGTTATTACTACGGATCACGGAATCATAGAAACGCCCATTTTTATGCCCGTAGGAACCGTAGGTACCGTAAAAGGTGTCCATCAAAATGAATTGAAGAATCAGGTGAATCCTGACATTATTTTGGCAAATACTTATCATTTGTATTTAAGACCTAAATTAGAGATTTTAGAGAAAGCTGGTGGTTTGCATAAATTTATGAATTGGGATCGAAATATCTTAACAGATTCAGGTGGATACCAAGTATATTCGTTATCAGGAAGAAGAAAAATTAACGAAGAAGGGGTAAAGTTTAAAAGTCATATTGATGGCTCTATGCATTTTTTTACTCCAGAAAACGTCATGGAAACACAGCGTACAATTGGTGCAGATATTATCATGGCTTTTGATGAGTGCACACCGTACCCTTGTGAGTATAATTATGCAAAACGTTCTATGCATATGACGCATAGATGGTTAGATCGTTGTATGAATCACCTTGAAAAACTACCTTTTAAATACGGTTTTGAGCAAACTTTTTTTCCGATAGTGCAAGGTAGTACATATAAAGATTTAAGAAAACAATCTGCTGAATATATTGCCAATGCGGGCGCGCAAGCAAATGCAATTGGAGGTCTTTCGGTAGGGGAACCAGCTGAAGAAATGTATGCCATGACAGAAATAGTTACGGCAATTTTACCAGAAGATAAACCTCGTTATTTAATGGGAGTTGGTACGCCCATCAATATTTTAGAAAATATTGCATTGGGTATTGACATGTTCGATTGCGTAATGCCAACCAGAAATGCTAGAAACGGAATGTTATTTACGGCGCATGGAACCATCAACATTAAAAATAAAAAGTGGGAACATGATTTTTCTCCTATTGATGAAATGGGTATTACAGAGGTAGGTATTTATCATTCTAAAGCATATTTACGTCATTTATTTGTTGCTAAAGAAATGTTAGGTAAGCAAATTGCCTCTATTCACAACCTTGGCTTTTATGTTTGGTTAACACGTGAAGCGAGAAAACATATTTTAGCAGGAGATTTTAGGGAATGGAAAGATAAGATGGTAAAACAAATGGATAAAAGATTGTAG
- a CDS encoding LptF/LptG family permease: protein MKIIDWYILKRFLVTFLFTLLILIPIALAIDISEKIDNFLEHVDLGFYQIADEYYKNFIIYYANTFMPLALFIAVILFTSKLSNNTEIIAITNAKVSFQRFLYPYFLGATLVTLLSLLMNHFVVPNSSITRKKFEKEFINTRSQKQEFKYISDFSLQLTDSTYIFIRNFNTETNSGYDFTSEVYDGLQLKSKLVADNIKYQNKDSTFALQNWRLRKIYKDRDSIFSGRKIDTVFSFTPKDLIYKSALAQEMPSDELYKFIEVSKKRGVKNLNAYLVEFHKRTSLPMASYILTVIAVALAYRKRRGGTGVNLAIGIGLMFIYVFLMKISEVLGAVAGVNSLLYVWMPNFFFGCVAIYLYFNARK, encoded by the coding sequence TTGAAAATAATTGATTGGTACATATTAAAACGATTCTTGGTAACATTTTTGTTTACCCTATTAATTTTGATTCCTATAGCGTTGGCAATCGATATTTCTGAAAAAATTGATAATTTTCTAGAACATGTAGATTTAGGCTTTTATCAAATTGCAGATGAGTATTACAAGAATTTCATTATCTATTATGCCAATACTTTTATGCCTTTGGCGCTCTTTATTGCGGTAATTTTATTTACCTCTAAATTGTCTAATAATACAGAAATTATAGCGATAACAAACGCCAAAGTTTCTTTTCAGCGTTTTTTATATCCTTATTTTTTGGGGGCTACTTTGGTTACTTTATTATCTTTATTAATGAATCATTTTGTGGTGCCTAATAGCAGTATAACAAGAAAAAAATTCGAGAAAGAGTTTATAAATACCAGAAGTCAGAAACAAGAATTTAAATACATAAGTGATTTTAGTTTACAATTAACGGACAGTACGTATATTTTTATTAGAAATTTTAACACAGAAACAAACTCAGGGTACGATTTTACCTCAGAGGTTTATGATGGTTTGCAATTAAAATCAAAATTAGTTGCAGATAATATAAAGTATCAAAACAAAGATTCTACTTTTGCTCTACAAAACTGGAGATTACGAAAAATTTATAAGGACAGAGATAGTATCTTTTCTGGGCGGAAAATAGATACTGTTTTTAGTTTTACACCCAAAGATTTAATTTATAAATCTGCTTTAGCGCAAGAAATGCCCTCAGATGAATTGTATAAATTTATTGAGGTTTCTAAAAAGAGAGGTGTTAAAAATTTAAATGCATATTTGGTAGAATTTCATAAAAGAACAAGTTTGCCGATGGCATCTTATATCTTAACAGTCATTGCCGTAGCGCTAGCCTATAGAAAACGAAGAGGAGGTACAGGAGTTAATTTAGCCATTGGTATTGGTTTGATGTTTATCTATGTTTTTTTAATGAAAATTTCTGAAGTTTTAGGCGCTGTGGCTGGTGTAAATTCACTTTTATATGTGTGGATGCCTAACTTCTTTTTTGGTTGCGTTGCCATTTATCTCTATTTTAATGCTAGAAAGTAA
- a CDS encoding alpha-ketoglutarate-dependent dioxygenase AlkB family protein has translation MDLFSSDTIKNILPFDGVANYHGIILNAMQSDFYYQQFLKTIHWKNDEAMMFGKKIITKRKVAWYGDSEYSYTYSKVTKTANIWTQELLELKEIVEKESNETYNSCLLNLYHSGDEGMAYHSDGEKMLKKNGAIASLSLGATRKFSFKHKENKQRIDIILEKGSLLVMKEQTQTHWMHRLPPTKKVNVPRINLTFRTIEL, from the coding sequence ATGGATTTATTTTCTTCGGATACAATAAAAAATATTTTACCCTTTGATGGGGTTGCCAATTATCATGGTATTATTTTAAATGCGATGCAAAGCGATTTTTATTATCAGCAATTTTTAAAGACGATTCATTGGAAAAATGATGAAGCCATGATGTTTGGAAAGAAAATCATCACCAAAAGAAAAGTAGCTTGGTACGGAGATTCAGAATATTCTTATACCTATTCTAAAGTGACAAAAACGGCTAATATTTGGACTCAAGAATTACTGGAACTTAAAGAAATTGTTGAAAAAGAAAGCAACGAAACGTATAATTCTTGCTTGTTGAATTTATATCATTCTGGAGATGAAGGCATGGCCTATCATTCAGATGGTGAAAAAATGCTCAAAAAAAATGGTGCCATCGCATCACTATCTTTAGGAGCAACCCGAAAATTTTCTTTTAAACACAAAGAAAATAAACAAAGAATAGATATTATTTTAGAAAAAGGAAGTTTGTTGGTGATGAAAGAACAGACGCAAACCCATTGGATGCACAGATTACCGCCTACTAAAAAGGTAAATGTACCTAGAATTAATTTAACTTTTAGGACGATAGAATTATAG